In Legionella cardiaca, a genomic segment contains:
- a CDS encoding VTT domain-containing protein yields MHLFADYINPLTIWLHAHPHWALLITFLVSFAESLAIVGSIIPGSVTMTAIGILAGSGVMRIDLTLLAATLGAIAGDSASYLLGYTFSERLVNVWPFSRYPNWLAFGKEYFARHGGKSVLIGRFVGPLRSIIPVIAGMMGMSQWRFFIANICSAIGWAILYVFPGILIGAASSELSRESATRLFITVLLLLAAVWLLSVGLKWLFIRLNRLLRIGLHGFWAWSHNHPHLARMVKLLTPANELNYYPTAALVVLMLLSTLAFCTLTGLVIHGAWIEDFNQSIYLFLQSLRTHSFDIFFIIVSQTASPSALLALVVTVSFIIIYFNDWRSLRYWLSLCLSCTVILLFIHWLVDSPRPQGLLENKQNNSFPVIGLTYATAFFAALIFYLNHYAVTLVNRFVKIVLGISLFLAGLAPLYLGDNWITDSLGAYLCGFSLCLLHWLFYRRHKAVIRCTTYGPLKILLLLMLVAGISGALHYRQALRAHQPYLAQYVFTDELWWNQQKPLLPIYRANRIGNYISVFNIQYVGSIASLEQALTKYGWQKRNDSLFNSLLTRVSGQPSAQDLPLMAQLYLNRKPVLMMIYQPKDGNPVQILRIWRSNYHLQHFRQPIWLGSVHPRKLPRPQEFKKEVTKMHPASLFYVSSALPQFLQRQTPLPIRLKLPIQVEPILLLIKEPPLDMDG; encoded by the coding sequence ATGCATCTATTTGCTGATTATATTAATCCTCTCACTATTTGGCTTCACGCCCATCCTCATTGGGCCTTGCTAATCACTTTTCTTGTTTCTTTCGCCGAGTCTTTAGCTATCGTTGGTAGTATTATTCCTGGCTCGGTCACTATGACTGCTATAGGTATTCTTGCAGGCTCTGGTGTCATGCGCATTGATTTGACACTTTTAGCTGCGACATTAGGAGCAATTGCGGGTGATAGTGCAAGTTATTTGCTGGGTTACACTTTTAGTGAACGCCTTGTTAATGTTTGGCCATTCAGCCGTTATCCTAATTGGCTGGCGTTTGGCAAAGAGTATTTTGCTCGTCACGGTGGAAAAAGTGTTTTAATTGGACGTTTTGTTGGACCTTTGCGCTCAATTATTCCTGTCATTGCCGGGATGATGGGTATGAGCCAATGGCGTTTCTTTATTGCTAATATATGCTCTGCGATAGGTTGGGCAATCTTGTATGTTTTTCCTGGTATTTTAATTGGCGCTGCCAGTAGCGAGTTGTCACGTGAGAGCGCTACCCGTCTATTTATTACAGTCCTATTATTATTAGCAGCAGTATGGCTATTAAGTGTGGGATTGAAATGGCTGTTTATTAGGCTTAATCGTTTGTTGCGTATAGGCCTGCACGGTTTTTGGGCTTGGTCACATAATCACCCTCATTTAGCAAGGATGGTAAAACTATTAACGCCCGCCAATGAGCTTAATTATTATCCTACGGCTGCCCTCGTTGTTTTAATGTTATTAAGTACGCTGGCATTTTGTACTTTAACCGGATTGGTAATCCACGGAGCCTGGATTGAGGATTTCAATCAATCAATTTATCTTTTTTTACAAAGTTTGCGTACTCATTCATTCGATATATTTTTTATTATTGTTTCTCAAACTGCTAGTCCTTCTGCTTTGCTGGCATTAGTAGTGACTGTCAGTTTTATAATAATTTATTTTAACGACTGGCGTTCTTTGCGCTATTGGCTCAGTCTCTGTTTATCTTGTACAGTCATTTTGCTATTTATTCACTGGCTAGTTGATAGCCCAAGACCGCAAGGACTTTTAGAAAATAAGCAAAATAATTCATTCCCTGTAATTGGTCTTACATACGCAACAGCATTTTTTGCCGCATTGATATTTTATCTTAATCACTATGCTGTGACGCTTGTAAACCGTTTTGTGAAGATTGTTTTAGGTATAAGTCTATTTCTTGCGGGATTAGCACCTTTGTATCTCGGAGATAACTGGATTACTGATAGTCTGGGAGCTTACTTATGTGGGTTTAGCTTATGTTTGTTGCATTGGCTATTTTATCGTCGCCACAAAGCTGTTATTAGGTGCACAACTTATGGACCTTTAAAAATTTTATTGCTATTAATGCTTGTAGCGGGTATTAGTGGGGCCCTTCATTATCGTCAAGCTCTACGCGCTCATCAACCGTATTTAGCACAATATGTTTTCACAGATGAGCTCTGGTGGAATCAACAAAAACCTCTCCTTCCCATTTATCGTGCGAATCGCATAGGGAATTATATTAGCGTTTTCAATATTCAATATGTCGGTTCAATTGCTAGCCTGGAACAAGCACTAACCAAATATGGCTGGCAAAAACGCAATGATTCATTGTTCAATTCCTTGTTAACACGAGTAAGCGGCCAACCTTCCGCACAGGATTTGCCTTTGATGGCTCAACTCTATTTAAACCGCAAACCAGTTTTAATGATGATTTATCAGCCTAAAGATGGAAATCCCGTACAAATTTTACGAATTTGGCGTTCAAATTATCATTTGCAGCATTTCCGCCAACCAATATGGCTTGGCAGTGTTCATCCTCGAAAGCTTCCAAGGCCGCAAGAATTTAAAAAAGAAGTTACAAAAATGCATCCTGCTTCCTTATTTTATGTAAGCTCAGCTTTACCTCAATTTCTGCAGCGGCAAACCCCATTACCTATCCGTCTGAAATTACCAATTCAGGTGGAGCCTATTTTACTCTTAATAAAAGAACCGCCTCTTGATATGGATGGTTAA
- a CDS encoding type I secretion system protein LssZ has product MINIAEIIHILLPLLGLLVLILGFILKRSNYILVALWVSLITLLLEYRDSGGEILGSYFNYFHATTYSVNLVVLVVSILYFMFAFLPKTKKTIVHYLTGLVSALVVTGAILLLSNLWINARFVEDRLPGTPILQVATFSKQPYCDYKYVFYKVNSGGKVKFMCPNHYGLLPSTGELTTAPGFVIKQLPKQVQDNLQKQT; this is encoded by the coding sequence ATGATTAACATTGCGGAGATAATTCACATACTACTCCCTCTCTTGGGATTGTTAGTTTTAATTTTAGGTTTTATATTGAAACGAAGTAATTATATCCTCGTCGCGTTGTGGGTAAGTCTTATCACTTTATTGCTTGAATATCGTGATTCAGGTGGCGAGATTCTCGGTAGTTATTTTAATTATTTCCATGCCACAACCTACTCTGTGAATCTAGTAGTACTTGTTGTCTCTATTTTGTATTTTATGTTTGCGTTCCTTCCCAAAACAAAAAAAACTATTGTACACTATCTGACAGGATTGGTTTCTGCACTGGTGGTAACTGGCGCCATTCTTTTGTTGAGTAATTTATGGATAAATGCCAGGTTTGTGGAAGATCGATTACCTGGAACGCCTATTCTTCAAGTGGCGACTTTTAGTAAACAGCCCTATTGCGATTATAAATATGTCTTTTATAAAGTAAATTCTGGTGGCAAAGTGAAATTTATGTGTCCTAATCATTATGGGCTATTACCTTCTACCGGCGAACTGACAACAGCACCGGGCTTTGTGATTAAACAATTACCAAAGCAAGTACAAGATAACTTGCAAAAACAAACTTAA
- a CDS encoding L,D-transpeptidase family protein, with product MRSLLLSILILFSSMSSSMAPKLNWDKAIDKAVYRYGLRTEPELKRFFARSRVAYPPQEVALLAFKKERQMELWAKNENDSWRYIHTYPLTAFSGRLGPKLKERDGQIPEGVYRLITFNPFSSMHLSMMIDYPNHFDRLQASKDGRKNLGNNIFLHGKSLSVGCLAVGDRAIDQLFLLARRVGLSHVKVIIAPNDLRVGKPATSNFAQPRWLPELYKQISTALNQFPARNKKILMATKQ from the coding sequence ATGCGAAGTCTGCTTTTATCTATTTTAATTTTGTTTTCTTCTATGTCATCAAGTATGGCACCCAAATTAAATTGGGATAAAGCAATTGATAAGGCGGTCTATCGCTATGGTCTAAGAACTGAACCTGAATTAAAGCGTTTTTTTGCTCGTTCCAGAGTCGCTTACCCACCTCAAGAGGTTGCTCTTTTGGCTTTTAAAAAAGAAAGACAAATGGAGTTATGGGCTAAAAATGAAAATGACTCGTGGCGCTATATTCATACTTATCCTCTCACTGCATTCAGTGGTCGATTAGGCCCCAAACTGAAAGAACGCGATGGTCAAATTCCAGAGGGTGTTTACCGCCTTATCACGTTTAATCCATTTAGCTCAATGCATTTATCCATGATGATTGATTACCCGAATCATTTCGATAGGCTGCAGGCGAGTAAAGATGGACGAAAAAATTTAGGAAATAATATTTTTCTTCATGGCAAATCACTTTCTGTTGGTTGTTTAGCTGTAGGAGACAGAGCAATTGATCAACTTTTTTTACTTGCTCGTCGAGTAGGGTTAAGTCATGTAAAAGTGATTATTGCTCCCAATGACTTACGGGTTGGTAAACCAGCTACCTCTAATTTTGCACAGCCACGATGGCTCCCTGAACTGTATAAACAAATATCAACGGCTTTAAATCAATTCCCCGCAAGGAACAAGAAAATTCTTATGGCTACAAAACAGTAG